A region of Streptomyces liliifuscus DNA encodes the following proteins:
- a CDS encoding nucleoside/nucleotide kinase family protein: MRPGTQGSAVGPPHHAAPATLAGPPGPSAGRAPVWRLDGPRGLLVSTEGVWGAGKTTTAELAGEQLRATGFTVAVLHYGPRPGTIGRLSEVLEAQPLRSRTGAGGYAHAHHATVDVLLRLCREAHQHQTFYEPALAEHDVVIIDHGVYSKIAWALTVLTETQPNPPADETLQRLLDIVAPWFLHPDLAVFLNTPWPLARERAIARGRGGGNPAAIERLLFLPRYSAAYRRVLDAHHPRVLPIRVDLREAPEVAAEMAAAITGRLCAPLPAPRPRDLDEMSALCPS; encoded by the coding sequence ATGCGCCCCGGCACGCAAGGCAGCGCCGTCGGCCCCCCGCACCATGCCGCCCCCGCCACACTGGCCGGCCCGCCCGGCCCGTCCGCCGGCCGCGCCCCCGTGTGGCGGCTCGACGGCCCGCGCGGGCTCCTGGTCAGCACCGAAGGAGTCTGGGGAGCGGGCAAGACCACGACCGCCGAACTGGCCGGGGAACAGCTGCGGGCCACGGGCTTCACGGTGGCCGTCCTCCACTACGGGCCCCGCCCCGGCACGATCGGCCGGCTCTCCGAGGTCCTCGAAGCCCAGCCCCTGCGCTCCCGCACCGGCGCCGGCGGCTACGCACACGCCCACCACGCCACCGTCGACGTCCTGCTGCGCCTGTGCCGCGAAGCCCACCAGCACCAAACGTTCTACGAGCCGGCCCTGGCCGAGCACGACGTCGTCATCATCGACCACGGCGTCTACTCCAAGATCGCCTGGGCGCTGACCGTCCTGACCGAGACCCAGCCCAACCCGCCCGCCGACGAGACCCTGCAGCGTCTGCTCGACATCGTGGCGCCCTGGTTCCTCCACCCCGACCTGGCCGTCTTCCTCAACACCCCCTGGCCGCTGGCCCGCGAACGCGCCATCGCCCGCGGCCGGGGAGGCGGCAACCCCGCCGCGATCGAGCGCCTGCTGTTCCTCCCCCGCTACTCGGCGGCCTACCGGCGGGTGCTCGACGCCCACCACCCCCGCGTCCTGCCCATCCGGGTGGACCTGCGCGAAGCACCGGAGGTGGCCGCCGAGATGGCCGCCGCGATCACCGGCCGGCTCTGCGCCCCGCTGCCCGCACCCCGTCCCCGCGACCTCGACGAGATGAGTGCCCTGTGTCCTTCCTGA
- a CDS encoding hydroxypyruvate isomerase family protein, translating to MNTGTLNFAANLSMLYGHLPLLQRPAAAAAAGFTAAEIWWPFDSPLPADRDVDALARALSDAGLQLVAMNFIEGDMRAGDRGLLSVPGRAAEFRDSIDTTVAFADRTGCRVLNALYGNRQPDTDPGAQDELALESLVLAARAAHQVGASVVLETISRQEAPDYPLGNADATVAMADRVNDASGLSNTGFLCDLYHHGRNGEDIPDLLKRHAGRIVHFQIADTPGRGRPGSGVLDYPDFFSRIDASGYDGWIGLEYEPTRDPAVDFDWLPSLTARS from the coding sequence ATGAACACCGGCACCCTGAACTTCGCCGCGAACCTGTCCATGCTCTACGGCCACCTGCCGCTCCTTCAGCGCCCCGCTGCCGCGGCCGCCGCCGGATTCACGGCCGCCGAGATCTGGTGGCCCTTCGACTCCCCCCTTCCGGCCGACCGCGACGTCGACGCCCTGGCCCGCGCCCTGAGCGACGCCGGCCTGCAGCTGGTCGCGATGAACTTCATCGAGGGCGACATGCGCGCCGGTGACCGCGGGCTGCTGTCCGTACCCGGCCGCGCGGCCGAGTTCCGCGACAGCATCGACACCACCGTCGCCTTCGCCGACCGGACCGGCTGCCGCGTCCTGAACGCCCTCTACGGCAACCGGCAGCCGGACACCGACCCCGGCGCCCAGGACGAGCTTGCCCTGGAGAGCCTGGTCCTGGCGGCCCGCGCCGCCCACCAGGTGGGGGCGTCGGTCGTCCTGGAGACCATCAGCCGCCAGGAGGCCCCCGACTACCCGCTCGGCAACGCCGACGCGACGGTCGCCATGGCCGACCGCGTGAACGACGCCTCTGGCCTGTCGAACACCGGGTTCCTGTGCGACCTGTACCACCACGGCCGCAACGGTGAGGACATCCCCGACCTGCTGAAGCGCCACGCCGGGCGCATCGTGCACTTCCAGATCGCGGATACCCCCGGACGCGGGCGCCCCGGCTCCGGGGTCCTCGACTACCCGGACTTCTTCTCGCGCATCGACGCCTCCGGCTACGACGGCTGGATCGGCCTGGAGTACGAGCCGACCCGCGACCCGGCCGTCGACTTCGACTGGCTGCCCTCCCTGACCGCCCGCAGCTGA
- a CDS encoding 7-cyano-7-deazaguanine synthase → MSDEGKSILLYSAGLDSFPAWHYLGKPPAVYFDIRHHFREAELECVRELAERYGIDLTVSTALDLSAWDTRPLIPFRNIYFAMLASNYEADTIWCVGVRGDHTLDKSPDAFARMSEVLSEFAGRPIKVDSPFWDMTKTDIVRWYVEAGLPVRDLLDTLSCFEPSGRRVHCGRCSSCLRRWIALANNQITGEFAANPWEWERVQSYYLRAMRDGTYPEHRAEEFFAALKTVGAPT, encoded by the coding sequence ATGAGCGACGAGGGCAAGTCGATCCTTCTGTACTCCGCCGGCCTGGACTCCTTCCCGGCCTGGCACTACCTGGGCAAACCGCCCGCGGTGTACTTCGACATCCGCCACCACTTCCGCGAAGCCGAGCTGGAGTGCGTTCGTGAGCTCGCCGAGCGGTACGGCATCGACCTCACGGTCAGCACCGCGCTGGACCTGTCCGCCTGGGACACCCGCCCGCTCATCCCGTTCCGCAACATCTACTTCGCGATGCTCGCCTCCAACTACGAGGCGGACACCATCTGGTGCGTCGGCGTCAGGGGTGACCACACGCTCGACAAGAGCCCCGACGCCTTCGCACGTATGAGCGAAGTCCTCTCGGAGTTCGCCGGCCGCCCGATCAAGGTCGACAGCCCCTTCTGGGACATGACCAAGACCGACATCGTGCGCTGGTACGTCGAGGCCGGCCTGCCCGTACGAGACCTGCTGGACACCCTCTCCTGCTTCGAACCGAGCGGGCGGCGCGTCCACTGCGGGCGCTGCTCCAGCTGCCTTCGCCGCTGGATCGCCCTGGCCAACAACCAGATCACCGGCGAGTTCGCCGCCAACCCATGGGAGTGGGAGCGCGTGCAGAGCTACTACCTGCGGGCCATGCGCGATGGCACCTACCCCGAGCACCGGGCCGAGGAGTTCTTCGCCGCCCTCAAGACGGTCGGCGCCCCGACCTGA
- a CDS encoding phosphoribosyltransferase — MTTTTIPPVTTPAPIRLAWSGIEAFTRDLAEQTSGDGLPETVVGIMRGGMIPAVMIAHQLGIRDVRTIEVTHTETDGVNAAKTSAPATKNPASLGDLAGRDVLLVDDIAGSGATLERTRRMVEALGVRRLRTAVLTVNRSNWPGPAAPEERIDYIAEHTDTWVIFPWETEKGPKAPAPTTTPTAEDDPAPEQGAASPSERDQG; from the coding sequence GTGACCACCACAACCATCCCGCCCGTCACCACACCGGCGCCCATACGGCTGGCCTGGAGCGGTATCGAGGCGTTCACCCGCGACCTCGCCGAGCAGACGAGCGGCGACGGCCTGCCGGAAACCGTCGTCGGGATCATGCGCGGCGGCATGATCCCGGCCGTGATGATCGCCCATCAGCTCGGCATCCGCGATGTCCGGACGATCGAGGTCACGCACACCGAGACGGACGGCGTCAACGCGGCCAAGACCAGCGCCCCGGCCACCAAGAACCCCGCCTCCCTCGGCGATCTGGCCGGGCGGGACGTCCTGCTGGTCGACGACATCGCCGGCAGCGGAGCGACGCTGGAGCGCACCCGCCGGATGGTCGAGGCGCTCGGCGTCCGGCGGCTGCGCACGGCGGTGCTGACCGTCAACCGCTCCAACTGGCCCGGCCCGGCCGCCCCCGAGGAGCGCATCGACTACATCGCCGAGCACACCGACACCTGGGTGATCTTCCCCTGGGAGACGGAGAAGGGGCCGAAGGCCCCCGCCCCCACAACCACCCCGACGGCCGAAGACGACCCGGCGCCCGAACAGGGCGCGGCCTCCCCGTCCGAACGCGACCAGGGCTGA
- a CDS encoding HAD family hydrolase, with protein MSTRVGAALFDLGGVLLHFRGNGRAEAEKAVGLPPGTLRRIAYKDAFALANYGVYTHQDWLEAVRDELVAEFGPDAGAAVDVWAQDPGELDEDAVAVLKAVRAQGIPVGIFTNNTSGLEADLARLGFDAFDTLINSADLGVIKPSPVAYRLAIEAMGVAAEEIFFADDNHTNVIAARHVGLHAVDFLSVPGLIADLAACGITLPAPTPDTKGEHRG; from the coding sequence ATGAGCACGCGCGTGGGCGCCGCCCTGTTCGACCTGGGCGGAGTCCTTCTGCACTTCCGCGGCAACGGCCGTGCCGAAGCGGAGAAGGCGGTCGGCCTGCCGCCGGGCACGCTGCGCCGCATCGCCTACAAGGATGCGTTCGCGCTGGCCAACTACGGCGTCTACACCCACCAGGACTGGCTGGAGGCCGTCCGGGACGAACTCGTGGCTGAGTTCGGTCCCGACGCGGGGGCCGCCGTGGACGTGTGGGCGCAAGATCCCGGGGAGCTGGACGAGGACGCGGTGGCCGTCCTCAAGGCCGTCCGCGCCCAGGGCATCCCCGTCGGCATCTTCACCAACAACACCAGCGGACTGGAGGCGGATCTGGCCCGTCTCGGGTTCGACGCGTTCGACACGCTGATCAACTCGGCGGACCTCGGCGTGATCAAGCCCTCCCCGGTGGCCTACCGGCTGGCCATCGAGGCCATGGGCGTGGCCGCCGAAGAGATCTTCTTCGCCGACGACAACCACACCAACGTCATCGCCGCCCGGCATGTCGGGCTGCACGCGGTCGACTTCCTCTCCGTCCCCGGGCTCATCGCCGACCTCGCCGCATGCGGCATCACCCTGCCCGCACCCACGCCGGACACGAAGGGAGAACACCGCGGATGA